One segment of Paraburkholderia sp. PREW-6R DNA contains the following:
- a CDS encoding malonate decarboxylase holo-ACP synthase — MRVCATAPFAAEDVLLEASAALEASSARWRPHDLLRLRELAVFDGEPAWVRSAFERAPYAVVRRALSADGFVAIGVRGELRSQRYGTWSRIADIDEAVPPEALAHRAPRDDRGALPAFVALAALAELAAAGSHTPDLLRGLAWGPAGSAGFELATGVATATASSDLDLLIRAPRTLTHDLARALLDQLEAVAGRAGVRIDAQLETPAGGVALAEWAAARPRVLARHASGPQLVADPWASAAPATQ, encoded by the coding sequence ATGCGCGTGTGCGCGACCGCGCCGTTTGCCGCTGAAGATGTGCTGTTGGAGGCGTCGGCGGCGTTGGAGGCGTCATCGGCGCGCTGGCGGCCGCATGATTTGCTGCGTCTGCGCGAACTGGCTGTATTCGACGGCGAACCGGCGTGGGTACGCAGCGCTTTCGAGCGTGCGCCCTATGCGGTCGTGCGCCGCGCGCTCAGCGCCGATGGCTTCGTCGCGATCGGCGTGCGCGGTGAGCTTCGCTCGCAACGTTACGGCACGTGGTCACGGATCGCCGATATCGACGAGGCGGTGCCGCCCGAAGCGCTTGCGCATCGCGCACCACGGGACGATCGCGGCGCACTGCCGGCTTTCGTGGCGCTCGCCGCGCTTGCCGAACTGGCTGCCGCAGGTAGCCACACCCCCGACTTGCTACGCGGGCTCGCATGGGGACCCGCTGGCAGCGCCGGTTTCGAACTGGCCACGGGAGTGGCGACAGCGACGGCATCGAGCGACCTCGATCTGCTGATTCGCGCACCTCGTACGCTCACGCACGACTTGGCGCGCGCGTTGCTCGACCAGCTGGAGGCCGTTGCCGGACGAGCCGGCGTTCGCATCGACGCCCAGCTCGAAACGCCCGCAGGCGGCGTCGCGCTTGCCGAATGGGCCGCGGCGAGGCCGCGCGTACTGGCGCGGCACGCAAGCGGTCCCCAGCTCGTCGCCGATCCGTGGGCGAGCGCCGCACCAGCGACCCAATGA
- the mdcH gene encoding malonate decarboxylase subunit epsilon: protein MLALIFPGQGAQSDGFLHRLAEHRAVRETLAQASSVLDTDVLSLDTADALRSTVAVQIGLTVAGVATARALAAEGLTPAMSAGLSVGAYPAAVSSGAIAFDDALKMVRKRAELMESAYPSGYGLAAVSGLTEHELDTLAARHARDSGQRVYIGNVNAPRQIVMAGASAALDTFIERALAGGARKATRLAVSVPSHCELLARATDELLAYARHVPFHAPHSTYVGNRGGRPLYTADAIRDDLATNMRHTVRWFDALTVMQEMGARLLIEAPPGQVLTDIAREYFPDTAALPASALSFERLVATARRRLEAV from the coding sequence ATGCTGGCGCTTATCTTCCCCGGCCAGGGCGCGCAGAGCGACGGCTTTCTGCATCGCCTCGCGGAACACCGAGCCGTGCGCGAAACGCTCGCGCAAGCGTCCTCGGTGCTCGATACCGATGTCCTCTCGCTCGACACAGCCGACGCGCTGCGCTCCACCGTCGCGGTGCAGATCGGCTTGACGGTGGCGGGCGTCGCGACTGCGCGCGCGCTCGCCGCGGAGGGACTCACGCCGGCAATGAGCGCGGGACTTTCGGTCGGCGCTTATCCGGCGGCGGTAAGCAGCGGCGCGATTGCTTTCGACGACGCGTTGAAGATGGTTCGCAAGCGCGCCGAATTGATGGAGTCCGCGTACCCGTCGGGCTACGGCCTCGCGGCGGTGTCGGGGCTGACGGAGCATGAACTCGACACGCTCGCGGCACGGCATGCGCGTGATAGTGGGCAACGGGTCTACATCGGCAATGTGAATGCGCCGCGTCAGATCGTGATGGCCGGTGCGAGCGCCGCGCTCGACACATTCATCGAGCGGGCGCTTGCCGGCGGCGCGCGCAAAGCGACACGCCTCGCGGTCAGCGTGCCGTCGCACTGCGAATTACTCGCGCGGGCCACGGATGAACTGCTCGCGTACGCGCGGCACGTGCCGTTTCACGCGCCGCACAGCACCTACGTCGGCAATCGCGGCGGACGGCCGCTTTACACCGCTGATGCGATCCGCGACGACCTCGCCACCAACATGCGCCACACGGTGCGCTGGTTCGACGCGCTCACCGTCATGCAGGAGATGGGCGCGCGCCTGCTGATCGAAGCGCCGCCCGGCCAGGTGCTCACGGACATCGCGCGCGAGTATTTCCCCGACACGGCCGCGCTGCCTGCGAGCGCGTTGTCGTTCGAACGGCTCGTGGCGACGGCACGCCGACGGCTCGAAGCGGTCTGA
- a CDS encoding alpha-ketoglutarate-dependent dioxygenase AlkB yields MTDLFDNPPTPDVDWYPEWLSRAQSAQALARLTDEVAWRQDVMGTPAGRVPLPRLTAWQGEPDAVYVYSGIRNVPQPWTPAVAELKAAAEATSGARFNSVLINRYRSGTDSMGWHADREPELGKEPVIASVSLGVARTFDLRHNRTGVVQSYSLKGGSLLVMKGDTQAEWRHRVPKEPRVSGERINLTFRWITPRPAGR; encoded by the coding sequence ATGACGGATCTTTTCGATAACCCGCCGACGCCCGACGTCGACTGGTATCCCGAATGGCTTTCACGCGCGCAGTCGGCGCAAGCGCTAGCCCGGCTGACGGACGAAGTCGCCTGGCGTCAGGACGTGATGGGCACGCCCGCCGGCCGCGTGCCATTGCCGCGCCTGACCGCCTGGCAGGGTGAGCCGGACGCGGTGTACGTCTATTCGGGCATTCGCAACGTGCCGCAGCCGTGGACGCCGGCCGTCGCCGAACTGAAGGCGGCGGCGGAAGCCACGTCGGGCGCGCGCTTTAACAGCGTGCTGATCAACCGATATCGCAGCGGCACGGACAGCATGGGCTGGCACGCCGATCGCGAACCCGAACTCGGCAAAGAGCCGGTGATTGCGTCAGTCAGCCTGGGTGTCGCGCGTACTTTCGATCTGCGGCACAACCGGACAGGCGTCGTGCAGTCTTATTCGCTGAAAGGCGGCAGCCTGCTCGTGATGAAGGGCGACACGCAGGCCGAGTGGCGTCATCGCGTGCCGAAGGAGCCGCGCGTGTCGGGCGAGCGGATCAACCTGACGTTTCGCTGGATTACGCCGCGCCCGGCGGGACGCTAA
- a CDS encoding malonic semialdehyde reductase produces MILSDQALAQLFHDARTHNGWLPKPVDDAVLEQLTTLTLLGPTSANSSPARFVFIKSPEAREKLRPALSAGNLDKTMAAPVTVIVGMDMAFYEHLPKLFPHADARSWFAGNDRAIADTAFRNSTLQGGYLILAARALGLDTGPMSGFDAAKIDEAFFAGTTVKTNFLVNLGYGDATKLFERSPRFSFDEAARIV; encoded by the coding sequence ATGATTCTTTCCGATCAGGCACTCGCCCAACTTTTCCACGACGCACGCACGCACAATGGCTGGCTACCCAAACCGGTCGATGACGCCGTCCTCGAACAACTGACCACGCTGACCCTGCTCGGCCCGACCTCCGCCAATTCGAGCCCGGCACGCTTCGTGTTCATCAAGTCGCCGGAAGCGAGGGAAAAGCTGCGGCCGGCGCTGTCGGCGGGTAATCTGGACAAGACAATGGCTGCGCCGGTTACGGTGATCGTCGGGATGGATATGGCGTTCTACGAACATTTGCCAAAGCTGTTCCCGCATGCCGACGCGCGCAGCTGGTTCGCGGGCAACGACCGCGCGATCGCGGACACGGCGTTTCGCAACTCGACGCTGCAAGGCGGTTATCTGATTCTCGCGGCGCGCGCCCTTGGGCTCGACACGGGGCCGATGTCCGGCTTCGACGCTGCAAAAATCGACGAAGCATTTTTCGCCGGCACCACGGTCAAGACGAACTTTCTGGTCAATCTCGGATATGGCGATGCCACGAAGCTGTTCGAACGCAGCCCGCGCTTTTCGTTCGACGAAGCTGCGCGGATTGTCTGA